The following DNA comes from Erigeron canadensis isolate Cc75 chromosome 3, C_canadensis_v1, whole genome shotgun sequence.
GGAAAGTACTGGGTTGAATCTCTACCTCAAATGGCCTTTACTAGATATAGAAGCATCGGGCTTTGGGGTACCATTGCGCGCGGCTTCTTTCTGTTCCAGAGCTTTGGACTCGAAGTATTCAAGCCATGCAGCTGCGTCCTACAACAGAATACACATTGAGTTGAATGATATACTATATGCAATTACACAATTTTTTGATGTGGTGATGACTCTCGAAaagaaatttcaatttttttgcgGTACCTGGGTACGTAGATCTTCAGATCCTAGTTTAGCCTCAAGAATCTGCAAAGTTGTTTGCTCATGCTGAACGCTCAAGGAGTATGCTTCCAACAAGGAAAGAGCAATTGCTATGGCATGATAGCTAGCAGCAGTCTGGCAGATGGAGATGAAACAAGTGTGAGTAATGAGTGTATGTGTCAATATCAACAGACCATCATAGAGGTAGCAAAATAGGCAGGTTGGACGGGTTGGTTAACAGATTAAAACTGGTTCAGACTCAAAACaggaattttatttttttttaattttttgcgGAACAGATAGCTATCACATTAAATATTATTACCAAAACTGTGTTACTTTATAATAATCTGATTAGAAGAACACTTTGGAGAGCTTTGAGCCCGTTTAACTAAATTATCTGATTTGACCCAATAAAACATAACCAAACCTCCCCGTATACAAGTAAAATTGTTGCTATTGACACATCTAATTATCATCAAAAAATGTAAGCCATTCAAGATAGGTAATGTCGTATTTGGTATTATAGTAAGATTTTTGGATTACATAACTGAAATCTACAACAAATAATTAGTAGATCTAGTCTCATATCTGCATATATTCCATTTTGTGCAAAATGTTATGGTTTTACATTGCATGCAAATCAGAAAATGAAAAAACGATAAGCTCCAGTCTTGAACACATGCAAGAGcgagtgtgtgtttgtttgtttgtgtgtgtgtcaCAGAGACAGAGagacagagagagagagaaagagagagagagagagagaggagaggggggggggggggtactTGAACGTGGTCTGCTCCAAGGAGTCTTTTATTACACTTGAGAGCCTCATGAAGGTATCTAAGAGCAACATGAAGCTTCCCTAAACCTTCTTCCATCATTGCTACATTGATGTAGGTGGCGGCAGTATTTGGATGAGAAGGCCCACATGTTAAATGCAACAGATACAGTGCACGATTCACATACCTAAATCGAAAATCAAACATAAGCTACACTCCACCAACCAATGAAACTTTATTGCAGCAATTGCTTATATCACTTCGATGCTCTATATACTCATTCAAAAAGGTCAAAGATTTCCAAACCATTCATAacaaacaattaaataaatagaaacatACTTGAGAGCCAGCTCTGTGTGTTGGAGACGATAGTAGAAAACAGCTAGATCTCTGTAACTCTTCATTGTATCTGGATGATCGAGTCCAAGTTCCCTCTCATTAATATCCAAAGCTTTTTGTTGATAGATAGTAGCCTAATAGAGGAATTGAAAAAAGTTTTGATCAGATTTGAATATGTGTTACTTAACCATAAGCAACAAAGTTACTGCAAATCTTAATAACCATCTTTCAACTAGATGGTTTTAGTTTAGTTATTGTCTGAACCAACTGTTGTATTCCTACATAGATATATTCCAAGAGCTCGAATGCAATTCGAAAAGTATAATAAAATGGGTAAATCGCCAATAATTCCATGACCCATTTGCTAGTAGacttatttttgtaataatacTTAAAATGCAATACTTCGAAAATCTGCACATGTACCTGATTAAAATCACCAGTATGATAGAGAACCACAGCCAGCAGACTATATGCACCTGCTGTCATTCGGTGGTAAGGACCACAGACGAATACAAGTTTCGCGAGTGCCTGCAGAAATCAGACATAGATGTTGGTCCATATAGCAAAATAAAATACAGTAATACCATCTTTCATTCAACACGAAAGATTTAGTTACTTTTGTTCCGTAATTGACAGCGTCTTCAAGCTTGCCTTTATCTAATGATGTTTTAGATGACTCCAAAAGTGTACGCCCATCAGCAGAAGAGCAAGCAACATGCTGTATGAAATTCAAATATTTAAATGCTAGATCTGATAGTGTCATAAGCAATAAGATTGAATTGTATACTAACCTTATACACAGGAACCATGCTTATAATATCTGCCTTCTTAAAAGGGTATGCAGAGTCCATATCATAGTCTTTAGGAACAAGCTCGAGCCCAACCTGGTGAGGTAGTTAACACTCGAGGATAGCGATTCACCGATGGTAGTAAAATAATGTCATTTGCAAAGATGTGTGATACCTTGTGGCAAAGCCCTCGAAGAATGGAAAACTTACGAAGAGTGCTACGATATTCATTATTCAGTTGATAAACAAATCTCTTTGACAAAAAGGATTCAACCCAGTTCCATTTTAAGTCATCGTCATTTGTATGGGGTGTTCCTAATAATACATTTAAACATGATGATATTGACTGGGATAAATCAGCTATATCATCGACTGCAGCTATAACAGCTTGCAAGATGTGTTTGTAAACTCTAACAACCATCTCATGTATGCATAGTGACTGCACATGAGGGAGCTTGTCTGAAAGTTCGACCTGAAAGatatttaataatcaatttCAATTACTTgcacatgataaaaaaaaaaaaagtacataataataaacttaCCAGTCTCCCCAAGGAGCACATACGCAACCCCCTTGTGTGCATGAAATCTGTCAATGTTCTCCCGTCAACAGGTGAAAGTTCAAGGGATCCAAAATCAGCCACCTGACAAAGATAAAATTGAAGCTATCAGCTACGCACTTCTTAACTAGTGACAAATAGATATAAGATATCCTTTTGAGTAATGTTCAAGAACAAACCAACTTTGGGAGGGCTATTTCATCATAAAACTTATGTGCCATCTCAATCAACTCATCAGGTGACTGCCAATATAAACCAAATCACTATAAATACGATCAAGAAACCACTAAATAGTATATAGCAGTGTccaaaaaacaatattatttaaCCTTAAGGTGGAGACCGGTGCCTGAATCTTTAAGGCGCAAATATGCTGCTTCAGGAAGCAGATTTTTCCACAAAATTTCCTGGTTGTCATCCAACATTGCAATCTCTTTTTTATCTGAACTGTTGAATGAATCAGAGCCATTGCTTGCAGCAACCTCCTTCTCAGATTTGGTTCTCTTATCATCAAATTGTTTATTGATTCCCTTCAGTAATCCCTTCCCTAAACCCTTCACATCCAGTTCTACTTTACCTTCTTCATCTTTCTTAGAATTGGATTTCGAGGATTCCTGATTTTGTAAATGTTGTACCCAACATGCTCCAAGTTCCCATCTGATAGAATTTGTAAATTTAGAGGATTCTGCCTTCATTTTCTGCAAACTTTTCTCCAGCACTCTCCTTACTAAAGTATTAGCAGAGTGATAATCTTCAGCAACAGCACTCTGCACTCGTTGAGCTGCACTGGATGATTGTGCCGTAGGCGTTTTGTGCAATAACATTCTTAAACTGCAATACGAGAAGGTAAACAACATAATTATCAACACGATACCAACAGGCAAATCAACATGTTATTAACGCAGCAAAAAGAAATGATTtcagaaaggaaaaaaaaagtgttccTTCCGATGCAAAATAATGGAAGATTACCCAAATAAAGCAAAAAACATTTCCTTTATTGAGATAATAATGTCAATCGATCTTCGAAATGATACGCTTACTGTTTATTAAGgaacatttttatatttagctAACAGTTGGCTCATATTTTGAGCTATGGCTGGTCAAACATGACATTTATTTGAGCCAAaatgaattaaattaaattgttaAGCAGCTTTATTTACTGACCTATTTACATTCAAAGCATTCGCACCCCCGTCCGGTTGGTCCTCAATGTCAATATCATTGGCAATAGGTTTTCCATTGCACTTTACCTCAGCTTCAACTTTCACAACAGCAGTATAACCGCAGTGCCTAACAACCACTACACCTAAAGTAGGAGTATCCTACAGGGTAATAATAGAACACAGTATTCAATGGATCAAATGATGAGAACTTTACAGGTATAAACAAAGAACATATATAAAGTAGTATGATACTGACATGAACTGTTGCACTCTCGTCTGCAGTTATGCCTTTAAGCAGGTTTCTCTTAACAAGCTCCTCATTTGACAATCCTAAAACATGACTTCTGTCATTTTTAGCATCCAACTTAGTGCTTGCATCAGCCACATCTCTAGTGACCCTAATAACCAGATCTCCAATTTTCTCTTCATGCAAAAATGAATCGATCGAGCCATTAGGGGAGCATTTGCCACTTTCAGCAAGACGCTTAATGGCTGCAACAGATTTTAACACCGATATATCGACAAATAGACTGTGAAGTAGAAAAGCTTTCCTGTCTCTAACTTGCCTCTCTTCTGATGTTTTGCAAGGCATTGCTGCCAAAATTGAAAATTCCTTTGCCCACTGCCTATGATCATGTTTGCCATCTCTTCCTTGCCCACCACCATTTCCTCCCCAATTTTCGTCTTCTACGGGTAGTGGTGGGAATATAGATGGTTGGTCTGCAACAACTGGAGGTACAACCCAAGTGTTGGCTTGAAACCCATAAGGAAGATTTCCAAACTGAAAGAAATATAAAGCTTTTAATCGGACATtttctattaaaataaatttgttaaagTGGTCATAATTTTGTATATGCAACGTACCTTATTGTGGTCAATGAACGCCTTCATAAAAGCTTTATATGCCTGCAATATACTAGATTAGAACAAAATcaacctgtttttttttttttttccaaatgatAAACTCTAAATGAGATAAAGTGTTActattataaaaattctccTTTCATCGCTAAGTAAAAACAACAATAGATTAAACTCATTATCTGTTTGGAATCACTACAATACAGCAATATCATTGGTAAGAAacatttcaaatatataaatttcactTACACAATCAAATATACGGCTTATCTGCTGCAACAGTCCAACTAAAGAATGACACAAAACATTACGTCTTCCAGCCAAATAAAAACCTTTCCTCGAAGCAACTATTGTTATTGGCTTCCCACCAGAAACCCGTACCTGCATATACATCCACAACACTCATTTCAACTAGGGAGGCAATTCCAGGTAGGATACCAAGAAACTACATGAGTCGGGTTGGGTTAGAAAGGTTAAAGTCATACATGAGTCGACATGGCTAACAAAATTATAAATGCATGTCGGGTTCATCTTGAATTCCCGGCCCATTTCCAACCCGTTTAAAAATACAAGTTAAAATACTCAAAATTATAAATGCAgcttgaaaaaaaatttagtattaaacatattttttatgtttatcttttGTGTATCATCAAAATATCATTGTGCATTCACAACATTCAAACTATACTATTTACGGTGTGTAAAATTCTAGTTTCGCATAGTTTCTGATATACTTGAATGTAAATAAAAAGCTCACATCAATTTGGAAAAAATCATTTTCTTGTTCATAGTCGATGAACGGTCGACCCGATCTCCTGATATCTGTAAATTACAAACAAAGAGTTTATAAACATTTAATCATCACTATAAAGCTTTGAATTCGGctacaaaattaattataactAAATACATACATTGAATCGGCGGAGTGAGATGAGAGAACGAGAAGAAATCATAAAACTGTCCAAGCTTCGGCGGTGGATACATCTCCGCCGCCGCCACGTCACCTTTTTCCAACAGATCTGCCACATCATTCTCTCCGTCGGTAGTACGAGAAGGAGGTGCGCCGAACGCGGTGGTGCAAGCGACGATATCGAGAAGCCGCCGGACATGTGCCACGGCAGAAGCTGACGTGTAATTTTCTGTTACTCGTAAAAGATATGTTATTAATTGAAATTTGCAAGTTAGTCCTTGAAGTTTAGGTTGTTGACAAAATGTGGCCTTAAAGTTTATTATTTTGCTACCTTGAATGATCGTTAAGTTGGAGGGCTTTAAAGAAAGAATCTCGACGGTATCTTTTAGCCTTGGGCCACGTACCTGTCAGTTAGTTAGTTTGGCCGTTAGTAATAACAGTTCATTGGGATTTTATGAAAGAGCCAACCgtcataaaatttttaattttttttttatacattttattttctttttattttaaacatgactcaattaaatttttacaaattaatactttattttatatttttagttaaatttcaatttttatagatattttatttacctatttttaagtttaattgTAAGATTCACAATTTTAATCATATTAGAAATAATGAatagttttaatttaaaaaatggatCGATATTGAATTatcaatttgttttattataaaaaataaataaatactctaTTTGTTTATCAAATTCGCGCATCATTTTTTTCTTACCTTTTGTACCTAGATTGTGGTTGAACCACCACTCACTAAAGGTCGGATTATTTTCTAGCCGTTTCAGAATCTTCTTTTAAtgtgtggtatatatatatatatatgaaaatactAAATACAgtcctaagggctgtatttaacgtgcataaaaaaacttgtaccttccatattaaaagctcgccccctgattttaatggtaaatgtacagacaatttatgcaccttaaacacagccctaagggctgtatttagcaaaccccatatatatatagtgaagggaTCGGCTTTGCCCTTAGATTTAAGGactacgcccgtaccgtatacAACCATTATTATCTCTTGGATCATCGTCCATTAAATTCATACCATTTTGATCCCGTATGCGTCGATGACAACCCCCTTAGAACTGATGAGAGCAACATCCGTACCGTATCTATACATTTTCAACACGTAAgtcatatgattttttacaaaaaaaaattttattgtttttaattttttttttttaatgggtttttgttaaaagaaaataaaaaacaaaaaaagtttcaaaaaatgaaaaataaaaaatacacaaaaaaGGAGAAGGATGTAGGGAAACtaatggttctcacggttctaatatatatatatatagttttttagaaAAAGGTTAATGTgagaatcatttgaattgaaaagaTCATAAGAACTAGGGGTGTTTATCGAACCATCAAACCGCTTAATCCGGGCCAAACCGTGctatttggattggtttggttgGATTGAATTGTTAAAATCTAGTCCGGtgatttaagttttaaaaaaccGGGTTATTTGGTCCGGTTATAGTTTGAGCAAAGAAAAAACCGCGTAAAACCGGACCGGACCATACTTTATACTTTCATAATTCGAGATGAAAATTACTTTATCTAAAGTTATAAAGTTTAAACATTTTACGAAAATAAACACTTTTATGTTCCAAATTCCTTAGAAtttcattataaaaacaaacttatattttaaatatataattaattatacatttctaatataaacaaaaacttcTTCAACATGTGGGTGTTATACCTGCTATTAATATATGGATAAAGTTTTAACCTAAAGTTCGAATATATTGAAACAAATAGTTTAACCCGTTAGTAATTCTTTTAATatgtacacttttatttttaagtgtttgttaTGAATCTTTACACAAATCTTgacaattatatacataattatatgagaataaaagaaagaaaacataaagTTGAAAAACCGTCAAACCGTCTAAACCGGACCGGCTTACATGGTTTGGTCAGACAATatatttggtttggtttggtttgataGATGTTAAAACCGTAATTGccggtttggtttgagatttagtcaGAACCGGACCAAACTGGTCCATGAACACCTCTAATAAGAATTTTTATACTATAACTTGATGTCTATATGTGAATTGCATATGTGACCAtatttgttcatatatgaactattaagttatacttataattacctatatttatatgtgaataATTCTCacatatctatattcatatatgaataattctcacatgaaccttaccTGATTTCTCAAAATGGTGGTTTTTAAACATGAACCTTACGTGGTTTCCCAAAATGATGGtttttaaacaaaatgttatgctttattatatatgtgtgtatgtattcTCGGATTTTGTGTTTA
Coding sequences within:
- the LOC122591481 gene encoding protein TSS-like; translation: MAPKASRGKPHKVKGDKKKKEEKALPTVIEIAIETPDEVRLTLKVRGPRLKDTVEILSLKPSNLTIIQENYTSASAVAHVRRLLDIVACTTAFGAPPSRTTDGENDVADLLEKGDVAAAEMYPPPKLGQFYDFFSFSHLTPPIQYIRRSGRPFIDYEQENDFFQIDVRVSGGKPITIVASRKGFYLAGRRNVLCHSLVGLLQQISRIFDCAYKAFMKAFIDHNKFGNLPYGFQANTWVVPPVVADQPSIFPPLPVEDENWGGNGGGQGRDGKHDHRQWAKEFSILAAMPCKTSEERQVRDRKAFLLHSLFVDISVLKSVAAIKRLAESGKCSPNGSIDSFLHEEKIGDLVIRVTRDVADASTKLDAKNDRSHVLGLSNEELVKRNLLKGITADESATVHDTPTLGVVVVRHCGYTAVVKVEAEVKCNGKPIANDIDIEDQPDGGANALNVNSLRMLLHKTPTAQSSSAAQRVQSAVAEDYHSANTLVRRVLEKSLQKMKAESSKFTNSIRWELGACWVQHLQNQESSKSNSKKDEEGKVELDVKGLGKGLLKGINKQFDDKRTKSEKEVAASNGSDSFNSSDKKEIAMLDDNQEILWKNLLPEAAYLRLKDSGTGLHLKSPDELIEMAHKFYDEIALPKLVADFGSLELSPVDGRTLTDFMHTRGLRMCSLGRLVELSDKLPHVQSLCIHEMVVRVYKHILQAVIAAVDDIADLSQSISSCLNVLLGTPHTNDDDLKWNWVESFLSKRFVYQLNNEYRSTLRKFSILRGLCHKVGLELVPKDYDMDSAYPFKKADIISMVPVYKHVACSSADGRTLLESSKTSLDKGKLEDAVNYGTKALAKLVFVCGPYHRMTAGAYSLLAVVLYHTGDFNQATIYQQKALDINERELGLDHPDTMKSYRDLAVFYYRLQHTELALKYVNRALYLLHLTCGPSHPNTAATYINVAMMEEGLGKLHVALRYLHEALKCNKRLLGADHVQTAASYHAIAIALSLLEAYSLSVQHEQTTLQILEAKLGSEDLRTQDAAAWLEYFESKALEQKEAARNGTPKPDASISSKGHLSVSDLLDYIAPDADLKARDFQRKQARAKLIKGKAGQSDEPLINEPQKDEVLSPIQHTRKNSSDKENKSESQNSDLVHKKTNLIQPEPIQREQNGDLPESYNSEGWQEAFSKAGRKSSTSRRTDLAKLHTKFMNVSQLSTYRAKHTTFTSPKSNLSESAASASLSPAVTKKVVTRTALNDQTMKRSPVISSISVKEAGKLFQYKEVALAAPGSIVKAVVGQLPRESSPLTINQISTGKHKEKDEVRLSDEPQTAIGEQKEKPEVKIVIEKESGANLESSISANDEISEITEDSAESVVFVQEMVTDEDKKTLHDGDGEVQSSESAKELKKKLSAEAPPFNPSNIPVFGSVSMSMIDNVVPPPVNIPTGVTVNPVRRNPHQSATARVPYGPRLAAGYNRSVNRVHQNKPTFHSGGELVVDMGLLSYPVVMNPHAAEFVPGQPWVPNGYAVAPNGYMVTSNGYPIGPNGYPVPTNGFPAGQNGYHASPVDSPASIDSPSPLTQDVATQTPCNETVLENVEQPAEEIQSANDKKDTKTRNDKNIAEKIIVLEEKDTKAEVVDGAV